Proteins encoded in a region of the Marmota flaviventris isolate mMarFla1 chromosome 3, mMarFla1.hap1, whole genome shotgun sequence genome:
- the LOC114108353 gene encoding taste receptor type 2 member 14-like, which produces MGSVIQSMLTVILSVELIIGNLGNGFIAVVNCMDWIRRRKISSVEQILIALAISRIGVLWFALLSWWIFVLYPALSVPGKIFRMVYIFLRVCNHFGAWFATCLGIFYFLKIANFSNSVFLYLKWRVKKVVSVTLLVSLVLLLINLALMNTYIDVWIDGSKRNTSYNSSSRNYVSFYKVVLFTNSMFMFVPFSVSLATFILLIISLRKHLKKMQHNAKGSRDASTTAHVKALQSVIAFLLLYATFFLSFLLQVWTTELMEKSSIILFFWATKIYFPVGHSYILILGNCKLRQAFLSVLCWLRCRSKDVRPESGP; this is translated from the coding sequence ATGGGTTCTGTCATACAGAGTATGCTTACAGTCATTTTAAGTGTGGAATTAATAATTGGAAATTTAGGAAATGGATTCATAGCAGTGGTGAACTGCATGGACTGGATCAGGAGAAGAAAGATCTCTTCAGTTGAGCAAATCCTCATTGCTCTGGCAATTTCGAGAATTGGTGTGCTCTGGTTTGCATTGCTAAGTTGGTGGATATTTGTGCTTTACCCAGCTTTATCAGTGCCTGGGAAAATATTTAGGATGGTTTATATATTCTTGAGAGTATGCAATCATTTTGGTGCCTGGTTTGCTACATGCCTAGGTATCTTTTACTTTTTGAAGATAGCCAATTTTTCTAACTCTGTTTTTCTTTACCTAAAGTGGAGAGTTAAAAAGGTAGTTTCAGTAACATTGCTGGTGTCCCTGGTCCTCTTGCTTATAAATTTGGCACTGATGAACACATATATTGATGTCTGGATTGATGGATCTAAAAGAAACACGTCTTATAACTCCAGTTCAAGGAATTAtgtatcattttacaaagttgtTTTATTCACCAATTCTATGTTCATGTTTGTACCCTTCTCTGTGTCCCTGGCAACATTTATTCTGCTAATCATCTCCTTGAGGAAACATCTGAAGAAGATGCAGCACAATGCCAAAGGGTCCAGAGATGCCAGTACCACAGCCCACGTGAAAGCCTTGCAATCTGTGATCGCCTTCCTGCTACTGTAtgccactttctttctttcatttcttctacaAGTTTGGACTACTGAATTGATGGAGAAAAGTTCAATCATCTTGTTTTTCTGGgcaactaaaatttattttcctgtagGCCACTCCTATATTCTGATTCTTGGCAATTGTAAACTGAGACAGGCCTTTCTTTCAGTGCTGTGTTGGCTGAGGTGCAGGTCCAAAGATGTCAGACCTGAATCAGGTCCATAG